A region of the Methylobacterium nodulans ORS 2060 genome:
CAAGTCCGCGCTTCTGCTCGTGTCGAACGCGCAGGGCGAGGTGCGCTTCGTGGCGCTGAGCCTGGAATAGGCGGCCCGCCGAAACCAGCCCGTGAGACGGATCTCCGAATGGATCGTCCGGAGACCGGATCAGAGATCCCCGAATGCGGGCTGGGAACGGTCCTCGATCGAAAACTCGCGATCTGAGGATGCGGCACGCCGCATGGCGCCTCCGCGTCATCTATCAGGGTCGGCTCGGCCGGAGGGAGCCAAGGCCGCCCATCCCTGTTCTGGAAGACGATCGTGGAGGCCAGAACGGCCCTCATGCTGAGGCGCCGACGATCAAAGATTGCGCAGCTTTCCCGGACGACTGCAGCGGCAGCGGAATGCGACCCGGGACCAGCACAGGAAGTCGCGCAGCGCCCGCTTGTCAGCCACGGTGGAGGCAACCGGAGCCGCTTCGCGGCAACTCACCGTGCTGGGTCCCGGATCTCCTTCCGCTGGCGCTGCAGTCGTCCGGGAAAGAAGGAGCGGGAAAGGACGGAGAAATCCAGGAAGGGCAGAGAACCATCCGCCTGAGCAAAACCGACATCCGCATGGCAAAGCCATACATCGGATGCCGGATGAATTCAGGCCGGAGCGGAGCACAACTCCGCGCCGCGGAGGCTTGGTGATACGGTCTGAACCGAGCGCCCGGGTATCGGATCACTGGCTGGTTTCGGCCGGCTGCATCTCGCGAGCCTTGGCGGCTTCCGCCTCGGCCCGGCGACGTGCCTCCTCCACAGCCCGGCGGTGCGCCTCCTCCGCGGCGCGGGCCGCCTCCTCCGCCTTCGCCTTCTCCTCGGCCTGACGGCGGGCCCATTCGGCCTCGGCGGCGGCCCGGAAGCGGTCCATCTCCAGGCGGCTCTGGCGCCGGGCCCGTTCGTTGCGGTCGGCCTCGAAGGTCTCAATCTTGTCGAGCTCGCGCTGCAGCACCACGGCGGCCAGGGCAGTCGTGAGGGTCGTCACGTCGATCTCGCGGGCGGGATGCGCGAACGGACCTGCGAGCGCGAGGGCAAGCATCGGCGCCGGTGCCGTCCAGGCCCGCGGCGTCCGCTCGGCCGTGAGGGTGCCCCGGACGTCGAGGCGCAGCGCCCGCAGGTCGACCTGCACCAGTCCGCTCCAGGCGGACGGGCCGAAGTCGAGGGAGACGGTGCTCGTGCGCAGCACCCCGCCGACGAGCGCGGCCGGGATCGTGAGCGGCCCTGCGATCCGCAAGGGCCCGCGGCCGAACTCCTCCGACACGACCTGCTCGACATACCCTGAGCGCAGCGGATCCTCCTCGGCGAGCAGGCGCGCGAGGGCGCGCTCGACCGCCACCGGGTCGATCTCGCGCAGGGTCAGGTCGGAGAGACCGATTTCGCCGCTCCCGGCGAGGTTTCCGACGAGCGCCGCCACGCTGTCCCCGGCCGCGCCGAAGCGCAGGCGGCCGGAGAGACGGCCGCGCACGGCCTCGCCGCCGGTGAGCGCCGAGATGGCGAGGTCGCTGAGCGACGCCTCGCCCGAGACGGTGGCCTGGTTGCCCTGGCGCGCCAGGGTGATGCCGCCGGAGAGCCGCCCTCCCGCCAGCCCGCCGTCGAACCGGCGCAGCGAGAGTCCCTCGGGACCGAGAGCGAGGTCGAACCGGGCCGCCTCGGCCGCGAGCCCGCGCCCGAGATCGAAGTGCTGGACCATCGTGGCGATGCTGCCGCGCAGCCCCGTCGCCAATGCCGGCCCGAAGCGCCGGCTCGGCCAAGTCTCGGCGGTCGCGGTCGGCACATCGAGCATCAGCGCCGCGGCGAGCCAGGGCAGCGAGAGCCGGTCGAGCCGCGCGGTGCCGGAGAGGGCTCCCTCGGCCGACCACCGGAGCGTCGCCGCCACGGGGCTGCCGAGGATGGTGCCTTCGAGCGCGAAGCGCGGCCCCTCGCCCTCGCGGCCGAGACCGACCGTCAGCCGGGCCGGCACCGGGCCGGCGGGCACCGCGCTGCGGCTGAGGAAGCCCGCGAGCGGGCGCAGGTCCGGGCTGTCGACGCCGATCTCGCCCTCCTGCGGCAGAGCGGCAGCCTCGTCGAGGAGAAGCGGGCGCGCGGTGGTGATCCGGGCCCCCGCGAGATCGCCCGCGAGGGTGACCGCGAGCGGCGCGCCGGGATCGCCTCCCCGGCGCCCGCTCACCCGCAGGGAGGCGGGCATGGCCAGGGCCGGATCGTCCGGCCGGCCGAGCCAGAGGCCCGAGCGGACGCGGTCGAGCCGCGCCTCCAGGCTGTCGATGCGGCCCGCATTGGTCACCAGGGAGAGGCCGAGCCGGCCGCCGGCCGCCTCGCCCCGCGCGTGGCTGCGCAGGCGCCCGGCCTCGACGGCCCCGGGATCGCGCTCCAGGGTGACGTCGAGGGCGAGCGGCCCGTCGCGCAGGAAGCCGGGGACGAGCCGCGCCTCCGCGACGAGGTTGCGCTCCAGGAGGTCGATCAGCGGTGCCGCCACCGGCGCGGTGACCCGGCCGGCGATGCGGCCCGAGCCGTCCGCGGCGATGCGCCCCGAGAGGCTCGCCTGCGCGCCCGCGAGCCCCTTCACCTCCAGGCTGTCGACCCGCAGCGCCGGCCCTTCCGATTGCAGGCTCGCGGCGATCTCGCCCGTGCGCGGGCCGCCCGCGCCGTAGCGCAGGTCGCGAGCCCGCAGGGTCAGGCCGAGATCGTGGTCGTGCAGCGTCTCGAACAGGCCGCGCATCGGCGGCAGCTCGGCGAGGTCGAGCCCGTCCGCCACGACCTGGGCATCGAGCCGCGGGCGCGCCGTGTCGCCGCTGGCCGGGCTATAGCGGGCGCTGCCGGTGATGCGGGCCTCGCCGAGCGCCACGCGGGCATTGCGGAGGGAGAGGACCGGCAGGGCGGCGGTGACGTCCGCCGCGGCCTCGAAGGGCCGCCCGTCGAGGAGCCGCAGCAGGGGGCTGCCGAGGCCGAGCCGGTTGAGGAGGCGGGCGAGGCGGTCGGAGGCCGCAGCCTTGACCGAGAGCCGGCCCGCGAAACTGCCGGGCCCGGAGAGATCGCCATCGAGGGCGAGGCGGACGCCGCCCGGGGCTGTCGCCTCGAACCGGTGCA
Encoded here:
- a CDS encoding AsmA-like C-terminal region-containing protein; amino-acid sequence: MRDILTALAGLVILILVAALVVPPFVNWEGQRAAVDAALARSLGVEARSDGRLEIRFLPSPRLRIDHLVLGRPGRPALDARFVKAEIALTPLLSGEIRFTETKIGRAEVTVPVTEGGALIVPPDFGAALGGRDLAVEDLRVSQLLFTTLVPATGRTDQFYAESVRLAAPRLAGPWRVEGDAGALPFRLVTGAPTAVGAVPVKVTAGGDTAPKLEIDARVSLAGDPARGFAPEATGTARLVVGPPPRPEGAQAAGPMTPFSLQGSFKARGRVAAFEGLTLEVEGGGAPLRLSGRGTLDLPSLNAALALDARRLDLDAFLASPSGQALVARGFGAFGPPLPGTIAIDLSVDSAALALGEWSGISTAAILRPSGALTLHRFEATAPGGVRLALDGDLSGPGSFAGRLSVKAAASDRLARLLNRLGLGSPLLRLLDGRPFEAAADVTAALPVLSLRNARVALGEARITGSARYSPASGDTARPRLDAQVVADGLDLAELPPMRGLFETLHDHDLGLTLRARDLRYGAGGPRTGEIAASLQSEGPALRVDSLEVKGLAGAQASLSGRIAADGSGRIAGRVTAPVAAPLIDLLERNLVAEARLVPGFLRDGPLALDVTLERDPGAVEAGRLRSHARGEAAGGRLGLSLVTNAGRIDSLEARLDRVRSGLWLGRPDDPALAMPASLRVSGRRGGDPGAPLAVTLAGDLAGARITTARPLLLDEAAALPQEGEIGVDSPDLRPLAGFLSRSAVPAGPVPARLTVGLGREGEGPRFALEGTILGSPVAATLRWSAEGALSGTARLDRLSLPWLAAALMLDVPTATAETWPSRRFGPALATGLRGSIATMVQHFDLGRGLAAEAARFDLALGPEGLSLRRFDGGLAGGRLSGGITLARQGNQATVSGEASLSDLAISALTGGEAVRGRLSGRLRFGAAGDSVAALVGNLAGSGEIGLSDLTLREIDPVAVERALARLLAEEDPLRSGYVEQVVSEEFGRGPLRIAGPLTIPAALVGGVLRTSTVSLDFGPSAWSGLVQVDLRALRLDVRGTLTAERTPRAWTAPAPMLALALAGPFAHPAREIDVTTLTTALAAVVLQRELDKIETFEADRNERARRQSRLEMDRFRAAAEAEWARRQAEEKAKAEEAARAAEEAHRRAVEEARRRAEAEAAKAREMQPAETSQ